From the genome of Solanum lycopersicum chromosome 12, SLM_r2.1:
CGACCCTTTTGAGCTTACCTCCTAATGGACCCGTTAAACCATTAGAACCCGCCGCCGCCGTGGTCGCCGCCGCCGCCGCCGCCATTGCAGTTATTTACGAAAATGCCActgaaaatttgagtttttaatgGGAATTGAAGAGTTCTGAAGTTTAATTGAAAATGGGAAGTGGAAAATCGTAGAAGAATTACACTAAACTGAGGACTCAAAAAAtcagcaaaaaaaattaaaaaaaaatttatatgattttgtaaaattttatgtaaaatggaatatttttaatttatggaaTTTATAAGAGTGCTTCAATTGGCTCTGTGAATTTGTAAATCATTTCGCCACACAAGATTTGCCACGTAGTCATTTATGGTGACTCAGCATAGtctcatttttgataaaatattaccAAATGGCAAAATCTtaataatctcaaaatttataTGTCACATAAAAGAATTGTATATACGTATTATCGGTGGCTACTTATCAATAACTACGTATCTCCAATCAGCAACCAAACAATGGTGTAGCCACATGTTAGGTAAAGAGTGTCCAGTTGGACACCCTTCAATGGAAAACAATatcatatatacaagtaaaaattatatacagaatcattaaataacatattttaaataacCCTTATCATAACAAACTGCTGTTTTCGAACTCTTTATGAAATTTCTGACTTCGCCACTGAACCAAGCTACCTTTTGCTACTTTATTAGTGGTGAATACACACATATGACATATCAACAAAAGTGTTGTGGTGATATGGCATAAGCTACATGTTAACATGACACATTTTTTCATGGTGAAAGCAAGACCACATGATTTTTGTAACATGAGAAAAGAggacaaataataaaaatgttgtTTAAAAGTACAAGAAGTGGATAATAAAATATAGGATTATGTCATGTCTATTTGGATAAGCTCaacaagaagagagaaaaaaaaaaaaggctttGTTTACAAAATAATAGGTTTGAGTTAAGGGGTGAACAAAATTTCAAACCCCACATAAGTAGGTGGCACAAAATCACTTGGTTGGACAAATCTAACATTTGGCCTATACTAAACTTACTCACAACCAACCATAGGCTTAATAGCGGGGACGgaatcaaaattttttattaaaaagatttaaaatataataataatacacgGTGTAGTTTCATAAATAGGGTTTGAGTAAATGGATATAAAtaatccatttttattttatattaatagaaaaattgtttttgatatattttgaattgaattGAGCATGCTAAACCGCTTGAAAAATAGGATATAAATAGGAGTGCAATAATAACAATGAGATAATATAATGATAGAAGTACAAAACATACAAGTAATAATcgaaatcaaagaaaaaaaaagatttaaaataataataataagtaaatataGAAAGAAGTCAAAGAAATtcgatatatattttaaattttctacaaaGGATCAGGATGAACCCCTTCCAATTCCCTAGCTCCACCTATCCCTACGAGTACATTAGGTAGAAAACTCACACGTTTTATTCATTTTGGAcgaaataatgtaattttaactattaaaataagaataataataatacttgaTTACGATTAAATGACAAATAtgtctataaaaaataaaagtaatatctTACATTTATTGGTTTGATGTAAGTATCAAATGTAACTTTTTACTAACTATGTCAAGCTCACTTGGTATTTAACTAAGACTAAAAACAACTTGATTCAAACTTATGTATCCATGACCCCGATAAGTCGATAACTATGCCTCAATACCCAACAAGTTTGAAATCCGCTAACATAAAATCATCACTCCTCCAAGCTCAAGTCATGTCATCGTCAAACCTAAGTATCTTCAAAAATACAAATACACAACCATTCAAAGAACAACTAAAGCaaattatatttaaactctCAACAAATGTTTACCCAGCAAAGTTAGTAAGTCAATTAGCAATTAACATTCTCGTCTATGTATACAACAATGTTTGAACACTATACCAGTAAAAAATTTCCCTCTCCGGTAGCTCCATCTTAGCGGCTACACTTCACGAGTTCAAGCATTGTGGATCATAGGCCTCGAAGATACTACAAGTTCCAGCTCGTGCCCGATAACTCTTAACTGAATATCTCAAGGAGAAGTGGATCCGCGTTACTGTGTGGTCAAGGCTTCAGCCACGAGCATTCACAAGTGGACACGTTGAAAATAGGTTAATGCCCGACGAACTCTTTTAAGGAAGGCTGGTTTATATATAGGCAAAACCTCTCGAAAGGTAAATCTTTGATCCTTTCTCAATCTGAAAGTAACTCGTCCAACTCAGTATCCTCAGACATGGAAGAGTCATAATCGGTACTTGTTCCATTGGACAAAACTTCAGTTTTGGTGTTACCAAGTGAAACTTCACCCGGAGGGTTAtcctcatcttcttcttcatcctcAGGATCAGCCATTTCTGGCTCATACTCTACATTTTCATCATGAACAACTGCCTCAATATCTTTCTTCCTACCATTACCGTCTTTCTTCTTAGCTACATTGTCTTTACCACTTTTTCGAAGATCCCAATCCATTTTCTTTTCAGCCTCAGCATCCTCACAAATGCATGTTGATGGGTTTTCGTGAAATTCACCCCTCCCAGGCCTCACCTCCTTGGGATCCCCCATGAATCCTCTTTGAAACGTATGAACTCTGGAAGAAAATTCCTCTGTTGTCATGTTATTTCTATTTAAGAACACACGATTTAGTTTCTTAGCATTTGGGCGAATGGTAGGTTTATGACCAAAATATCTCCTACatcaaaagaaaagatatattagAACAgaatctaaataaaatttgcAGAACAATTGAAAGGCCGGAAAGGAAAGCAGCATACCTTCGTCCTGCTAAAATTTTTGCCATGTTTCCGTTGTTATTAGTGACAAATACATCACTTTCATCACAAACTATGAAGTCAAGAGCAGCCATTCTAGAAGAATATGTAGAAAATGGTTCTAACTCTGCCTTGCTGGCAATAGTGTCCTTTGAGTAAAAGTTTGGAAAGAGGGCCTTTAGTGGTGCCAATGTCTCTTCACCTCCATACACTTCACCAGATGCTACGTAAATATGAACGTCTTCTCCATATCCAAGTGCTCTTAGCATCAATCCAACTTCTTCAGGAGTAAGAGGGCATCTTCCTTGCCTCCTTGCCTTTTCTGGGTTGCTATTCTGCACATGTATAAAAAAAGAGTTTACACACACTTCAGTCCTTGGACTATTCTATCATATGGTGTGGAAGACAGGGAAATTGCCTCCATTAACCTAAAAATATCTCATAAAAacaattctctctctctctctctctctctctctctcaaacacacacacacacacacacatcttTCTCCTGATACTGCTTCGAGGGAGACCTGGCTCTCACAAGGATGACAGAAATCCAGTTTAGTTCCCAGATTATCCAGTGTCACACTACTTCTCTTCTTCCATAGATCTTTTACtttgtatttttacaaaattgaaaatcTGAACAGAAGTGAGAGATATAACTACAGCAAAAAGGCATAAGTGGAGCAAACAGTTATATCTTTAAACTACATTGTCATGATGATACATTAGGAAATGACCAAAATCTGAAACTTTCGGGATCTCACATGTAAAGTTTTCCACCTCCGTCGTATCTTTCCCAGTTCTGTCCTCTCCTTATCCCCTCCACCATAATAGCATCCAGAGAATGCAAGCATATCAGGTTCAAACCTGTAAACAATACACTATAAGCAAACTTATTCTTCTCAAGAATTCCCAAAACTGCAGCAAAGCATAACTCCCCCCCCATCCAAAGTGAACATGTCATCTAAAAAACAGAATACATCAAGCAGATTATCATGAATTCTGAACCAGTCATCTCATATACAATTTATTCAAGGATCAAAGTCCTACAAAATCATCATACGTTACAAATGAAACATAACATTTCATTTCAGAATATAAGCATCCGTGAACAGTGATTGCTAGTAGACAAACTCTTCAGCTTACTGAAGGGAAACATGAAATAAACACACCAAGAAAAATACCCAGGACATTACATTTGGTTCATCACTTGAAGGACATAACCAGCAGCAGTCATAAGGAAATTGAAGACAAAAGGAAAAGACagagaaataaaatgagaaaaagaaatcataaaatcaAGTCAGATCTTATGACTAACCTTAGGTGAAGGGCAATATAATGTTTGCTACTCATTCTCATTCGCTGGACCAATTTCTCACCCATTTTGAGTATAGGGTCCGCAAACTTCAGGGCATGATAATTGACTCTGCATCTAAGCTTTTGCAAATCTGTATCCAGCTTATTTGCAAGTCGATAATCAAACTTGCTGATCTGTACAGCCTGTCACAAGAAGTAGACTGCTAATACAGGTCTGTGATATCAATAATACACAATACTAATAGACAGCATACAGGAAAGAACAATCCCCTATTCCCTACAACCAGGAATAAGCTAGATACTTTCTGTTATTTGAAACAGAGGACTGGTTTTCCACATACTGTACAAGGCAATTGTATTTCTTTTTGGGTTAAGAGTtcccacacaaaaaaaaagagttccCAAAATTAACATAATAGAGTTAGTGAAGCCTCAGGGCCTAGTTCTCTTGAAAACCAATTTTCAAACATTTAGGACTGATGAACTTGAGGCAATGAGACAACAATAATCTCCTCAACCTCCAACCTTAAAGAGTTAGAAAAAGTAACTTGCAgtgcaaaaaataattaataaaagtgtGCTTCTCAGATATGTTTCCATTCATTCACAAATTGCTAAGATATACAAGTGTCTTGAAAACTCACATGTCTTTTCATGAGTACAGGCAATACACGATTTATATAACATCTGTCACTGCACTTTCTAGGAACACGCATTCTATGTGGTGTCCATATCTGCCCTCTTCTAAGCGGAAGATCTTTTATAATTGTAACATCTGTTGTTAGATGTTTTATAAACCAATCAACATCAAATATATCAGAGAAGTCACTGCAACAGAAAAGGAGATCATTTCACTTTCACAGTTACAAGCAggattattagtattttaaatgtACCTACACAATAATAAGTTGAGTGATGGTTGGAGAAACCAATATGCAAGAAAATACTAAATCATTCTTCTGATACTACTCACTCACCTAGAATCTTTCCAGAAAGACGTCTTGTCCAACTTTGGAACAACAAGAGTGGCATTTAAAATGcgagcagcaacaacagcatCAGTTATCTGCCATAAAGATGGACCAGCTTACACCGTTAACTATAGAAGGTTCCACGCTTCACAGTCTTATATTTTGGTTCCAGCAGAAAGCTAAAGTACACGGGTGGTAACAGAAAGGAGTGCCAACTCAAAGGGCCATacattagaaaaaaatagatGGAATTATCAGAATCATGTTACGTATAGAGGAGTATTTGACAACCTATAGTTAGCATGGGCTGGTAATTTTTAAGTGTATCTTCTGTAGCCAATTTACTTAAAAGTGCAAATAAGTATAGCGCAATCATCAAATCCCAGAGCATGATTATGCAGACAGATTGGCTATCACCAGATATGATTTTGTACTGGGGATTTATAATCATTACTTCTCTGTCCAATCAAATTAGGTGCATCTTGAGGTTCTAATGAATCAATGATCAATCAACAACTATAACTCAGTCCAAAATTAGTTGCACTCATTTACATATCAAGAATATCTTGCaatagtcaaaaataaaaatcaacaacattgatATGACAGAAAGTCACAAACTGAACATAAAATTCTGCAGCACTTGAACAACCATAAGATGTTATATCCAACCAGTTGCATAAAGCTTCTCCACTTACTGGTATAGAGAACCTCCTAATTAATGGGCATTGTGGCGTTGTTCACTGTGAAATCTAATGCCTTGATTGTCAGTGCATGTGCTTACAAAAATACCGACAACTGTCTCAATACCAAACTAGTTGAGTTAGCTAAAACAGTCTTTTATATCCATCCAGCTTCATTTGGACCTCTTTATTACAATACACAGTAATTTGTCTTTTAGAACATTAAGGGTGCCGATTTTTCAATCCATGTTCCGATGTAGCCGTATCTAGAAAAGCACATCCCAAGACATTTTAATGATGATATTCCTCATAAATAGACTAGCTTTAACAATTGTGAACCTAAAGCAACCTGATACCTTTATTCGGGCTTGCTTGTGCATTAActatctaaaaatagaaaagacaAGGTCATCTGAACTACCCTATAAAATACAACAATCACTGAATCAACTACCTTATTTGTCTTTAAGTGTTGGAAAAAAACAGTTTCTCGACCAGAATCTCATTTCTAGTTAGTCAACAAATTAAAACAGAATCCATATTCAATTCTAAAAAACCAAGCTGGTAATATTTTCTTACCCCAGTTCTTTGTTGGTTAAGACCTCCACTTGTGACAATTAACAAGTATCGATTCGGATGTGTGATCGTTTTGGCTTCTGCAATTTGAAACAGTACAAATACGCAATCAGATTTCAATGATCAAATTCAACCTGATTAATAACTCCACTACTGCTgcataaacatactaaaaaaaactgattacttctatttttttcaaatacaaatGCTATAAAAGAAGCTGAGCTATTGAGCTCATTTTCGAGTTTACGCACTTGCAAATTTACTGCTGGCATTACTGCATCCATAGAAAAACTTTGAATTTTTCGAACTCCAGAGATCACGATTATgaacttctgcattgatctagAACTCAACAATCAACCACACCACATTTAGCAACCTTAGAtccaaaccaaatcaaatcacAAATGAAATCAATAAGATTCAGATTAAATCCCAACCTTAACACGAGATAAACTCACTCTATTCTCATTACTACGGCTTTTCCCTTCCTACACAAGTcacaaattatataatcaaattaacactttatcatatattaatcaattaattaatactt
Proteins encoded in this window:
- the LOC101250489 gene encoding O-fucosyltransferase 16-like translates to MAIPRRRHQHHHSRVRFLFPAIFAVSAIILFLFLFLSILAPSPNDDNHLRHLRRDDSSEGKSRSNENRVSLSRVKINAEVHNRDLWSSKNSKFFYGCSNASSKFAKAKTITHPNRYLLIVTSGGLNQQRTGITDAVVAARILNATLVVPKLDKTSFWKDSSDFSDIFDVDWFIKHLTTDVTIIKDLPLRRGQIWTPHRMRVPRKCSDRCYINRVLPVLMKRHAVQISKFDYRLANKLDTDLQKLRCRVNYHALKFADPILKMGEKLVQRMRMSSKHYIALHLRFEPDMLAFSGCYYGGGDKERTELGKIRRRWKTLHNSNPEKARRQGRCPLTPEEVGLMLRALGYGEDVHIYVASGEVYGGEETLAPLKALFPNFYSKDTIASKAELEPFSTYSSRMAALDFIVCDESDVFVTNNNGNMAKILAGRRRYFGHKPTIRPNAKKLNRVFLNRNNMTTEEFSSRVHTFQRGFMGDPKEVRPGRGEFHENPSTCICEDAEAEKKMDWDLRKSGKDNVAKKKDGNGRKKDIEAVVHDENVEYEPEMADPEDEEEDEDNPPGEVSLGNTKTEVLSNGTSTDYDSSMSEDTELDELLSD